The Ananas comosus cultivar F153 linkage group 4, ASM154086v1, whole genome shotgun sequence region tatatatttatcacaAGCACTTAAATACAATAGAAAAACAAAGAGAAGGTAGGGCCATACCGCCTTCGCTTCCTTATACTCGGAGACAGCCTTGTGAGAAGAATAGGAGAACTTTGTGTTGGGACCCAATTCAGGAACAATGAAATGGCTACGTAACAAGAGCAAGTTAATAGGACTAATGACCAAACAGAACAAATTAACTCAAAGAAATATTTGCATATGTAGCCCTGccaaatcatctatttacacaTATGCTCCTGCTCAGAATTTTCATGTCTGCCCTTGAAAAATTAATTCCTCACATATATATCCTTCTGCTTAGGAAAATTCCcccaagagaaaaagaaaaaaaaaaagaaagaggaatgAATTTGGATGACTTGCCAACTTAAGGAAACTTCAATAGAAAACTATTTCCAAATAAATATTCAGATTTTACAAGGGTGTCTGTGCTAATAGATGATTTCAGATACATGTCGAAGTTTCATTCAAATGCTAGTGTGAATTACAATTTACAAATACAAAGAAGGTCAGATGGCTTACTAGTTAGTATCGAACCACTTAGTCATCTCCATGGCAGGAACTGAGGCATTCCCTCTGACCATAGAGAAATAAGTGTCAAACTCGATCTCCCCACCAGGAAACAAATACCGTTCCGGGACTGCACCTAGCATCGCTGTGGTATCGAGCACTTGATCGTAATACGAAAAGGTATTACTAGGGATGTATTTGATCCCGGCACTGGCCATTTGTTTCCAAATTGAACATCTAAGATCCGCAGCAACGTGCTGCAGATCTTCAGCACTGCTCTTCCCATCCCAGAAGGATTCTAGTGCAAACTTAAGCTCTCTTTTCGGTCCAATGCGGGGGTATCCAACAATGTGTGATGCCATCTTTCTATGCAGATGAAAAGTAAGGCCCAAATTACATTAATTACAAAATCGATTTATACGAGATAGGTTAATGAAACATATATTCCTCTATTAGTATAAACAAGCACGGCCAAGAAATTTCCCCAGAAAAGCAAGTTTATGTCTTTATGGTTTATTGGTAAATTTCCATATTTTGATAACATCAATTTTTAGTCCTTTGATTACTAAAGTATAGCAGGGTATGTAAGATTCATGTCAAATATTACTTCTCACaagcaataaaaaattaaaataatgggTGCATATTATCCATCTTTAAGGCAtcatcatttaaaaaaaaaaaagtacaaggaATGCTTTTTGAGATAGGATCCTTATATACCGACTTTTATGTAGCGAATAGGATGTAATCCAGCCGATTATCCATATCAACTTTTCGATTATCATCTCCCATTTGAGAACATGTATGTGCAAGCCAAttgatcaaaattaaaataataataataataataaggcaCAAAACTTATCTGAGCTAGGGACCATTTTAAATCGGCtacctaatttttcaaaattttgatcttcCTACCTAACCTTTCACTTTATTTGATTTGTGTCGATCAATAGTACATTGACTTCAAAATtgaagctaattacttattttaatgaatttatagttgggagaattgcatgaaatatacgGACTAAACATGTAAAATAaacgacacattcaaattttaaaatcgaaATACCATTGACCgacccaaatcaaataaattgaaaaagggGATTGAGCAGCCGAATCAAAATAGTCCTTAGTTCAAAGGACAAAGAGCTACCGCATGAAAAGGAAAACACCAGGTCTACCTCTtatcattcaaaaaaaaaaaaaaaaaacatgatggATTAATCTCAAGCACAATTTGAAGTAGAATTGTGGATGGAAATTAGAACGGGGACAAATAGAAACAAGAAATTGCTCCAGAAACGTGCGATGGGCGAAAGATCTCAAGCTCCGAAGCAGAAAATAAGCACACAAACCTCCAAAAAATCCCgaaaaagaaaatgtgaaaaaagaaaagtaactaTACATCGGTTCGAACAAAGAAGTGAGCTTCAGAACAAGATGGAAATGGAGAGGAGGGGAGAGTACATACTAGGGTttcggggagagagagggagagattacCTTTGAGGGAGATGGGCGCAGCTGCAGCgaaggagaagggagagagaggaggaggagagtgtGGAGCGAGGCGCGAACGAGAGAAGCAGCGGCATtaggtttttatttatttatacgcACTACTGTTCCGACAAGTACTTCGGGAGAGAGCACTTCTTCTAATAAGGCGACGCTCGAATCGAGGGAGCAGGAACAACAGTAATAGCATCTGAGTTCGTTTTGGTGCATAGGTGACATGGTGGACCTGGTCTAGGCGATTGTTTCCCGCACCGGGCACCACTTAACTAATAACGTCCGAACTTTCTGGTAAGTTGCCCATCCTACTCAGGGATGTCAATAATACAGATACTGAAATTTTATCCAATTGGAATGCGAACTGTGTTAATTTATCTCATGCtagataaatataataatttttttggatatgaatattaaaaataaaaattcgtcggatttgaatttgaatataaattttaatggaaaaatttcaaaaaacccccatgtggtttcgtagtttctcactttgcccctctgtggtttaaaatatatcaaattgctcccatatggtttcgtttttatctgttcaatagctttttcgttaatatttcattaaattatatacaaaaaacttcaaatacacatctagatttatcaaatattcactttagtaccttttaaatTAACGttatcattgatttaagaaaaaaaaataatgaaattgataagaaaaaaagaaaaaagaaaacacgggagcaaattgatatattttaaaatacaaggagacaaagtgagaaactacaaaatcacaggagggtatttgaagttttcccaatttTAATTATACCCTATCCGAACTCAAAAGTCAAGCTGAAACTTTTTTGTTTCTGCTGCGGCGAAAAGCTGTATAGAGGGTTTTTCTCAACCAAAAAAGACTGCTAGTAGTTCTCCAAGCATCCTACTTTTAAGTACTACCTGGGAAGCTCCAGTAGGTCAAAATCCAGGAAAATTTTACAACCATTATGAGGCTATTGTCTAAGTAAATTCTGCAGGGCAACATACTATTCATGCAAAAGATTTGTTGCCTGAATCCTAGACAACTCACTGAACAGTATATACTAGCATCTACTATGGATCTATCTTCAAACACCAGATCCAGTCAGTTACTTTCCTCTAGCCTTTTCAAGGTCAGGGAGATCTGCAAGCAAAACAAAGTAGTTAACAGAAGATATGGTATGCAGGAGGAAGATATGGTATGCAGGAGGTTCCGCAAAAGTACTGTTTAAATAGAACTGTTTGGAAAGGTACGAACGCTTTTTCcgtttcttttttgttttccatTAAAATCGTAACTACCAGCTTCTCACTATCGCAGAAGCAGGAGCTCCAAACTGACTTTAAAAACTCCTTTTAGTTTCCCGTCACAAAAGAGGCGTGAGAGTTTTTGTTTGCCAACTATCTAATTGTTGCTTATTTGGGTAGATAGGGCGTGTTTGATTCGAAGttggagtcggaatcggaatcggaatNatcaaaataagctggaatcggaatcggaatgactcattacctaattctgtttggttcatcacctgaatcggaatcggaataaatcattcccattatcggtgtttggttcaggtggatataaaaaacgtaatcaaattaatatactaacattatctttataatatattaatttaaattcaaattaaaaattaaatattaaaaatttacatcaaaattttgaaataatgtcaaaattttaaatctatttttttttaaaaaaaataaactttgaagttgaatggataattcaaaatatgaaactaaattttgatttattcaaattcaaacttaaaattacaatttaaattttaatttgaatccataaatttaatttaagtttgaaataaaatttaaataaaactttataaaaattaaaatttaatttaaattcaaattcataaattagattcaaaatacttgattaaattttaatttttaatttaagttcaaattaaaatttaaaaatatatatttaatttttaaattttaactcatattttaattaaaatagttgaaaaaataaatttaatccgaaaaatattcattccgtccggattcaacttctaatccggcctcctaggccggattgaaaaaatggGTGATTGGAggatttccattccactcgggaatcggaatcggaatgggactcccgcgtaccaaacacctacaaacggattcatccattccgattccgattacaaagtaaaaaaaaagcgTACCAAACAAGCCCATAGAGTAGATATTCCAAAAGCTAAGCCAAACAACCAAATGCTTGCTTGGATTAGCTTCTGTGACAGCTTCTTTACTTGAAAACCATATTTTAGGTGTTTGGCGAACAAAAGGCTTAGAAAGCTCGACTGAAACTTAATAACATACGCATCTAGCTGCAGTGAAAAGCTGCTAGATggacacacacacaaaaaaactGTTAGGGTTTCTTTCAACAGCTTGACTCTAACAACACTTACTACAGAAGCACCATTTGGTGCAAATCAGATGTAAGAGCTTTGGCTCTTCGACACCATAATGGCTTTTCACTAAGAAGTCAAGAGTTGATAGAAACGTATACTAATTATTCAACATCATATCCGGAAAGAAGGGAGAATCGTTTAGTCTTACAGAGAAGTCCATCATCATCACTGCTGTCATCTTTGCCATCGGCctgggaaaaagaaagaaagagagagaaaataatataGCTTAAGACAATCAATGAATATCTTTTGTTAAGACCGCAAAGGAACTTGAACAGCTATCTTACCCCACCATAGTCATCATCAGACGGAAGTGATGAAGCTGTAGAGAATTACACATTAGATATCTTTTCATAGTAAGGAAGAGGGAAAAACTAATATATGAGGTTACACATGTATAGAACTATAAAGAAGTTAGAGCCTCTTCGGCTTGGCTTCTGAACCAGCCTCTCTATCTATGCTGCAAAGCGGAAGCTTCAAGAAGCCAAGCTTTTGGCTCAGAATAGCTTTCATATGGCAAAAGCTAAACGGCACAATGGGCCCTGAAAGCAGAGGCTCAAATTTACGGAATCTGCTTTTGCACATCACAGAATGTTATTCAACCCTAAAGTTACAGCAGACAGGAAGTGAAAACCTTCTCCCAACAATTGGACTTTAAGATCCatactaaaaaaatatctagaaatcagtTGTTGAAGTTCTTATTGTTCAAAGCACAAAAAACAATCTAAAATATTAGCTTTTTGGTAGTCCAAACTTTTATAAGGTGTTTAAGGAAGAAAGGATCTTTGATGTAAATGGTTTATTCACCACTTCTCTAATTCAAGAGAACTAATATACAACCAGCATTGATCAGTGAATTTGAAATAGATTCACTCCAACAGGAATCCAACAAAGACCTCCTCAGTACCAAACATGCACACATTATCAATAAGTCAGTACACGATATCAAGCAAACTATCACTGAACATTCACAATACCAAGCAAGAAATAAGTAGATGAGCGACATGACAGAGCTACTTCCTTCTGTAATTAGCAGTTTCCTGTGATATacataaaatgaataaattattctCCTTATCTACATCAAGTTAATTGGTacagaaatttgatttctgctGATAATTCCCGTAGCCATAGGTTCATTAAAAAATTGCTATCAACTAGAAATGTAGTAGGAAGTTTTCAGCATTTCAAAACAGCTTTAATACTAAATAAGATCGGACCATATGCATATCTTAACCAAGCTTTTAAAATTATCCTCTTCATATATATAGCCAAAACAAAAAATTCATCTTTCATGaacaactatttaaaatatgagTGAAATGTTCATATGTACCAGagtcttcttcatcttcatcgCACCATTTGTTCCAGTCTACCTTGATATAAGGAGCAGGCTTTTCCTCTGACTTCAGCAGTCGCTTCCACCaacctttcttctccttctgaATCGAACAAATTATGTTTCGCAAGCCAATGTTTGTTTTGCTCCCCTAAGAGCAGAGTCAAATAGTCTTATTCATTATCCTGAGAATCTATAGTCCAAAAGAACTCGATGAAAATTATGCACTAAAGATTGGCAATTTTCCTATATTGTGAACCTCTTTTTCTACTAAACATTTCGTGAATAGAACCATATAACTTCTTTCTAGCGCTCAGAAAGAAGATAGAACACAATTGTGAAGAGTAGTGTAGTATTTAAATGGTACGGTAAAACTTTTGATTTTCTCATGAAATATGAATGTGCACTTTCACTTTTTGTTTATCAacaatatattacatttttatgCATGCTCGGACTTTGTCATACAAGTCAAGTAACTATGAGTATTTAACGACGCATCAACATGAATCAATGAATATGCATCAAAACTCAAAACAGCTACATAATTCCACAATCAAACAACAGAGATGCATGCATCATAAATGTGGGTTACCTAGCAATAATATTGAAACTACGAATTTTTTACATGCGAAGAACGAAtaagaaagaaatagaaaaaacaaagaaaaggatTACCTCGAGGATTATAGTATCAAAGAGTTCCAAGCTGAGGCTGAAGGGCTCACCCTGGGCCCCTGTCGCCGAGAAGCTAAACAGACCTTCAGGCGTGCACTTCACCGAAACATCCTTCGCATCCGGTAAAGACACCGTCAAGTAGATCTTATCAGAGCGCTGTGCCCAAAGAACTTCAGGTTGGCGACTGAAtttaaacaagaaaagaaaccaagaaaaaaaaggagagaaacaCAAACAGTTAGTTTTATCTGCTTCATAACACATGCAGATCAAATGCTTGTAGTAATGCCTGCATGaacaaaaagaaatgaaaattcaaaatcagattACATAagttgtaaaaaataataataattataattagacAAACTAAATTACTGCATCTCTCTTCTGGTAAAATTCTTATATAAATTtcccgtaatttttttttataattagcgAATCTCCtcaaagaccaaaaaaaaaaaaaaaaaggaagagaggaGATACCCTGGAAACTTGAATGAGGTTTTATATGACAAAGAGGAAATCATATTCACTACGAGATCAGACGCTGGAAATTATGCCCCActaaatgatgataaaaaaaaaacaaagtaataaattataataattaaacatGCAAAAATTACCAAATCTCTTCGCGTAACACACGCATACTAGTAAATCGCCTCGAAAACTTCGGGgggaaaaaaggggaaaaatagCCAAAAAATCGGGCGAAAACAGCGGAGGAGAGATTGATTACCCCATGGGAGAAATATGCGCGAGGAATCGCGAtcgaaaaaccctagaaattggAATAGGGTGGGGAGAGTGAAAAAGTTGAAGTGAGCTTTTGTGTAGAGAGACGAGAGTGAAGCTTCACCAATTTTAAGCCGTTGTTTTATAGCGGAGAAGGGGCGTGGGTTCGATGCCTCGCATTAACGCTGAGGTGGGCCCATCGTGGCCCATTATGGGCCCATTTTCAAAGAGATGGGGCTTCTGGTCTGTGGCTGCACCTTGGGCCTGTTTGGGCCAAGTGGAGAATCGGACTACAAAGGTATTAAAttattgggttaatttcatacaggtccctgcaaatatagtgaatggcAAATACATCCCTACAAAGTtgaactttcatatgttgttcctgTAAAAgtcttgatattttcaaatatgtccctgccgttagaatccgttagaaaattttagttaaccataggttaaatatctAACCCTGGTTAATTTTTGACCTTTTTACccctttatattatactattatgaattttggagggatatatttgcgtggcaaaattgaaaatataaacagttctctaacggttCTCTAATGATAACAGatcagagggatatatttgaaaatatcagaatttttctagtaacaacatatgaaagttgaactttgtaaaggTATATTTGTCATGCATTATGTTTGCAGgaacttgtatgaaattaaccctaaattaTATGACATAACCGTTTATCTCCAATTGTTAAAGCTTTtattaggcttcgtttggttcaggtataaataagaaatgtttATTCCAGGGATGAATACAAGTTCAAGTATAAGCAagaattagaccaattttgcgtttgaatgaaaattaagtTGCTTCcacgaataaaaaaaaaaaaaagcattggataaataaaatggaataagaaaaatagtaggtAGATGTAAATAGAAAATGATGGCATTACTCCTCTCATTAagatatatgaaaaatattttttttttctctacaagtttaagggggtgtttggcctaacttttaaaaagcgcttttgggctgaaaaataattttcggctcaatagagcgtttagcaactcacttttaaaatctgattcaactttttagaatcagaaaactgattttgaaggcccagaatcagaaacagaaaaaagctatattttgaaatctgattctgattttggattaaaacttcaaatttttatttttattttaattttaatatttaaatttaaatttaaatttaatttttaattttcatattcaaatttcaattttaaattttaaattttaaattacaattttaattttaatttaattttaaattttaaatttcaaatttcaaatttcaaattataattttaatcttcaaattataaattttaaattttaaaatttaaaatttaaaattttaaaatataaattttaaatattcaaatttttaattttaaattttaaatattcaaattttaaattttaaattttaaattttaaatatctaaattttaaattttaaatttcataattattttaaattttcaattttcaattttcaattttaaaatttaattttaaaatttacattttgaaatttaaaatttaaaatttaaatatatttttaaatatttatattttatattttatatttcataattatttatatttttacatttaaattttaaatttcaaattttaaatttagattttaaattttaaattttaaattctaaatttaaagtttgaaattttaattttaatttatatttttatatattaaaattttatattttaaaattcataattatatatatttttaaatttatatttatatttttaaattttaaatttcataattattttaaattttaaaattttaaaattttaaattattttttaaattaaaatatcaaaatttaaattttgtgcaattttaaaattttaaaattttaattttaattcaaatttaaatttaaattttaaattattttaaaataaaatttaataaaaatattaatttatgctaacatcaaaaaaaatttgccaaacagcttttcaaaatcacttcagaaaaatcacttttatctaaactctgtCAAACGCtttacagcttttaaccaaaattacttctccaaaccaaaattactttttcaaaaatcactttttcagaaggtAGGCCAAACAGGTCCTAAGTTGTCAGgaatgatattttttatatttatattcagcaTGTTCACAGCGCATAGGAACAGTAGtgaatttttaacaaattttttaagGTTTGTTTCTTAGTAGGTTGGAACGAATTCCAAATAAATCActttcttcttttaatttttgactCTCACTTATCATCTTACTACTCACTCACCATCCTAATACTCAGAGTGAATCGAAGCAAGAGCTCCGCTGCTtcgaatccatttgcatccctactcccACCCCCTTTCGTGGGCAAAGAATATTGGGAGTGATCTGCGCGTCAACTGCCACCATGGTTTCCGAACCTAATATTATTTTTCCATTAAAAGCAAGAGGGGATCGAGAGTGACGCTAGCGAATAACTAGAAAGCATATAAACTTTAGAAGATTGAGATGCGCGAAgaaaccacacacacacacacacacacacacacacacacacacacacacacacacatatatggAAGCCGATAGGATTAATTTGGAT contains the following coding sequences:
- the LOC109708355 gene encoding uncharacterized protein At3g03773 isoform X3 gives rise to the protein MKQIKLTRSDKIYLTVSLPDAKDVSVKCTPEGLFSFSATGAQGEPFSLSLELFDTIILEGSKTNIGLRNIICSIQKEKKGWWKRLLKSEEKPAPYIKVDWNKWCDEDEEDSASSLPSDDDYGGADGKDDSSDDDGLLYLPDLEKARGK
- the LOC109708355 gene encoding uncharacterized protein At3g03773 isoform X2, with product MGRQPEVLWAQRSDKIYLTVSLPDAKDVSVKCTPEGLFSFSATGAQGEPFSLSLELFDTIILEGSKTNIGLRNIICSIQKEKKGWWKRLLKSEEKPAPYIKVDWNKWCDEDEEDSASSLPSDDDYGGADGKDDSSDDDGLLYLPDLEKARGK
- the LOC109708355 gene encoding uncharacterized protein At3g03773 isoform X4; its protein translation is MRVLREEICRQPEVLWAQRSDKIYLTVSLPDAKDVSVKCTPEGLFSFSATGAQGEPFSLSLELFDTIILEKEKKGWWKRLLKSEEKPAPYIKVDWNKWCDEDEEDSASSLPSDDDYGGADGKDDSSDDDGLLYLPDLEKARGK
- the LOC109708355 gene encoding uncharacterized protein At3g03773 isoform X1; this encodes MRVLREEICRQPEVLWAQRSDKIYLTVSLPDAKDVSVKCTPEGLFSFSATGAQGEPFSLSLELFDTIILEGSKTNIGLRNIICSIQKEKKGWWKRLLKSEEKPAPYIKVDWNKWCDEDEEDSASSLPSDDDYGGADGKDDSSDDDGLLYLPDLEKARGK